From the Canis aureus isolate CA01 chromosome 33, VMU_Caureus_v.1.0, whole genome shotgun sequence genome, one window contains:
- the LOC144303726 gene encoding alcohol dehydrogenase 1-like: MDTSDKTITCRAAIAWAANSTLSIEEVQVEPPKAGEVRIKLASTGICGTDDHAIKGLLSAIFPFIPGHEGAGIVESSGKGVTSVKPGDKVLTLIIPQCRECSSCLHPKGNFCEKQDVLPSSGLMLDGTSRFTCKGKKIYHSFRTSTFTEYTVVPEIAVAKIDDAAPMDKVSLISCEVPTGYGAAVHSAKVTHGSTCVVFGLGGIGSAIVMGCKASGASRIIGVDINEEKFPRARALGVTDCLNPQKLKKPVQQVVMEMTGVGADFAFEAIGLSDTMLAAWDSCHRSYGVCLIVGVAPLNSKLSLDAPMIVSGRTMKGVCLGDYKTRDCIHHLVTDYLQNKINIDPLVTHQLPFDQLHKAFELYHAGKTIRCILLF; encoded by the exons ATGGACACTTCAGACAAA ACAATTACATGCCGGGCAGCCATTGCCTGGGCAGCAAATTCTACTCTTTCAATTGAGGAAGTACAAGTTGAGCCACCAAAGGCTGGGGAAGTGCGTATTAAG CTGGCATCTACAGGGATCTGTGGTACTGATGATCATGCAATAAAAGGATTACTCTCAGCAATCTTTCCTTTCATCCCAGGCCATGAAGGAGCTGGGATTGTGGAGAGTAGTGGCAAAGGTGTGACCTCAGTGAAACCAG gaGATAAAGTCCTCACACTTATTATTCCACAGTGTAGAGAATGCAGTTCCTGCTTGCATCCCAAAGGAAACTTCTGTGAGAAGCAAGA TGTTCTACCTTCTTCTGGATTAATGCTGGATGGGACTAGCAGATTTActtgcaaaggaaaaaagatttatcACTCTTTCCGCACAAGCACGTTCACTGAATATACTGTTGTTCCTGAGATTGCAGTGGCAAAAATTGATGATGCTGCTCCTATGGATAAAGTCAGTCTCATAAGTTGTGAGGTGCCTACAGGTTATGGGGCTGCTGTGCACTCAGCCAAG GTCACTCATGGTTCCACCTGCGTGGTCTTTGGACTTGGTGGAATCGGTTCAGCCATTGTCATGGGCTGTAAAGCATCTGGTGCTTCTAGAATCATTGGGGTTGATATCAATGAGGAGAAGTTTCCCCGGGCAAGAGCATTAGGGGTCACTGATTGTCTCAACCCTCAAAAACTCAAGAAGCCTGTCCAGCAGGTGGTCATGGAAATGACAGGAGTTGGTGCTGACTTTGCCTTTGAGGCTATTGGACTCAGTGATACCATG CTTGCTGCTTGGGATTCCTGCCACCGGAGCTATGGTGTTTGTCTGATTGTTGGAGTAGCTCCATTAAACTCGAAGCTTTCCCTGGACGCCCCGATGATTGTCTCCGGCCGGACGATGAAGGGTGTATGTCTAGGAG ATTATAAAACCAGAGACTGTATTCACCACCTAGTGACTGATTAcctgcaaaataaaattaatatagatCCATTAGTAACCCATCAGTTGCCTTTTGACCAACTCCACAAAGCTTTCGAGTTGTACCATGCTGGAAAAAC CATCCGCTGTATTCTGCTGTTCTGA